ACATGCATGAGGAACTGCCGCACGGCGACCAGATAATGGAAGTGTTGGGCAATGAAGACTTCACGGCTTTACATCAGAGGCAGATCCTCGAAGGAGCCGAAAAGGCCACCTGGCTCTATGCCGACCAGATTTACAATTGGATTATCACCGGAAAACTCACCTCAAGTCTCTGCTCATGGAAGTGCGAATAGCCCAAACCGCCCGGGAGCTCTCAGAAATTCATCAAATGTTGATAGAAGTAAATCTGATGGAGCTCCACAAGTCTTACATACAATGGGAAGTAAAAAATGACCCCGGTACCATCTGGCTGGCGGCCATTCATGAAAACAAAACCGTTGGCTGTGTGAGGCTGCGATATGGCTGCGATGCCCAATATCTAAAAGAATACTGGGGGCTTAGCCCGGCAATGATTCTCAAAAACATTGCGATATGCGACCGTCTGGTGGTTTCGGCTGCTCACAGGCATTCAAGAGCAGCATACTTGCTCACCACCAATATCTATCAGGTGGCCCTGAAAAATAAGACCGAGCTCACTTTTATGGAGGCCGAAGAGCACCTATTGCCTTTTTACAGAAAGTTGGGTTTTGAAGTGTACCGAAAAGTAAACCATTCTTATGGCACACGTTTTCAGCTTTTTATCAACCCCAACGATGGTCTGAGGCTGGATTTGTTGAGGAGTCCGTTTAGTTCCCATTATTATCAATTAAGAAATCAAACAACTGTTTGAAAATACCCCGATTGGGGTATTGAACCGGGTTATCAATTACTGTTGATTTGAAGTCCAAAGATGAAAGCAATGGCTTAGTTCTTCGGGCTACCAGGTTTCCCATTATTAAAATTAAAAATGCCATGAACAAATTAGCCTTCCCGCCACCTCATAACATTGTACATCTCGAAGCAGATGTCAATTATACCATCATCCATTTGGTTGATGGTAATAAGGAAATGACCAGCTATACGCTGAAAAAATATGCCCAAATGCCGGAGCTGGAAGGCTTCAAACGTATCAACCGCAAATACCTTGTGAACCCCTCGGTGATAAGGGAAATCAGAAAAGACAAAAAGAAACACTACGTAATACTCACCAGCGGCCTGGAGCTGAAGGTGAGTAGGAGGAGGAATAATAGGTATTAAACAATCAGCCGGATTATCCCGAAAAAGCGGCTTAATTACGGAGAGTAGGGGGAATATCTTACAAATTATTTTATGAAAATTTTTAAAATTTTATTATTAATCTTTATTGCCGGATTTACATTTTATTCATGTAATGAAAAAGAAATTGAATTTGAAGAAGTTTCTGATAATGAAGTTTCTGAATTTAATTCGAAAGAATCGACAAATAATATTGGAGTTGGATTATTAAGTAAAGGGGCTGCATGGAAAGAGTGGAATAAATATTTTAAAGATTGTATGCAATCCTCAACATTGCAGAAAGCCCAATTTGCAGGATATTCCAACAGTATTAGATTAGGTGATTTAAGATTAAAAGGCGGGGTGCCTAGCTATTCATTAGATGATTTAGACACTACGGTATTAAAAAAACTAGTAAAGCCTATTGGCAATTTAGCAAATGGGTGTTCGAGAAATCAGAAAAGGAACAATGATTTATTTGCAGAAATAGGGGCGTCTTTTATAAATGTAGCTGACCCTACTCTTAATGCGGCATTTTCTTGGAATGACTCAATCTCCTTAAATACCATTAATTTTGTTCAATACGAAATTAATGTATCATTGCTAAAAAGAGAGTTAAATGAAAATGAAAGATTGAAAGACTTTAAGAAGGAATTAAAAGAAAAAGGCAGTAGAGTTGTTGCCCAATTGATGAAATGTAAAAATGCAACATTTACAATTAACTTAAACAGAGAGCTTGCAGATACATTAGGGGTAAAATTAGATAAAGGATTACTTGAAAAAGTCAAACTGGGTGATGCGAATATTGATGTTAATTTCAAAAGAATAAATAAAAAGCAAATACAAGGAAGTGTAACGGATGAATTTGTTATATTTATGAATATGATAAAAATTAAATGAATTAAATAATATGAAGAAAAAGAATGCAATAAATAAACTATTGCTTCTAGTAACGGTGTTTTGTACCATCGGATGTACTTTAAAAGACAATGAGTATAAAACACTGTTTATCTGTTATCTTACCAAAACAGAAATAGAGACTTCTAAAGCAGAAGAAATTATTAGCTCTTATGAGAATGATACGTTAAAAAGAAAAAATTTAAATAGAGAACTTAATTTTCTAACAAACAAAATAGGTCTAGGTAGTAATAATGAAATATATAGTTTTATCGACGATAAAGCAGGAATGAATGCTTTTTACTTTTCAAATGATAAGACTAATTTTATCGTATTAGGGAGCCAACTCTTAAATAAGCTGAAAAGTACATCTGAAACTAATATACCAACTGCAAATCAGTTATTTACATTAT
The sequence above is a segment of the Cytophagaceae bacterium genome. Coding sequences within it:
- a CDS encoding GNAT family N-acetyltransferase, with translation MEVRIAQTARELSEIHQMLIEVNLMELHKSYIQWEVKNDPGTIWLAAIHENKTVGCVRLRYGCDAQYLKEYWGLSPAMILKNIAICDRLVVSAAHRHSRAAYLLTTNIYQVALKNKTELTFMEAEEHLLPFYRKLGFEVYRKVNHSYGTRFQLFINPNDGLRLDLLRSPFSSHYYQLRNQTTV
- a CDS encoding LytTR family transcriptional regulator, with translation MNKLAFPPPHNIVHLEADVNYTIIHLVDGNKEMTSYTLKKYAQMPELEGFKRINRKYLVNPSVIREIRKDKKKHYVILTSGLELKVSRRRNNRY